Genomic window (Sphaeramia orbicularis chromosome 7, fSphaOr1.1, whole genome shotgun sequence):
tactttcacttgtaaatattgtacattcattatgttctttttgtgctttttgtgtatttttaggctATCAATCAATGTATCTTAGGTCAAAGCTTTTGACTTTGCTGGTGCTGTTTATCTCAAGGTTTTGCTGACTAGTTTTGCTTGTTATATTTTTTAGTGAGTAAGGTAACTAAACACTGCCCTTTATTCAAAGAAAGTTTGTACAAAAGTTACTTAAATGTGTGTGGacacatgtatttttacttttcttaagtaaaACAGCAGTAGTTTTTGCACCTGTGTCTTtatgggaaggaaggaaggaaggaaggaaggaagcataaaacatgattttaaaaTGGTTGATGATATTACTCAACAATGATTGTTTCTCTCAGGGGTTcctagaatctttttttttttccttctaccttgtcttgtccagcatcataacagcggaatggtagtctggctgccttttggtgctgaacaaatttgctttgccaaaggaaacttcataaaatatataaagctccccttgatatcctactgtctttattatgaattttgttgaaccacgtttcaatgccggacctgacatgggggtgatgggggtggtggtggtggtggggggaagcaggagagaagaaggtggcgaagaccctcacaagaaagtatcaaaaATACAAACAGTagcaaccatggtgataattataatggtaacaataactacaaccagaactgagtaaactgggcagaatacagagaaaaacaaacaaacaaaactacaataaaataaaataaaataaaataaaatgcataagacctattaaatgatgaatataagaaaagaaagcatgaacagaatatcatacaccaaATCCACACAAcgtcagttgttcacattaatctgctgtgacagactgactgcatcagagtaaagaaagagaacaaggcaaagagactgaggtgaagaacacagataTGCAACCGCaacccctccaaggaccaggggccaaaaaggagggccccaaggcccggccaaccagcagacaccacagagaggggggatccagcccgcccctGGGTTCCTAGAATCTGATGGGGTGGCACTGAACTCCACCACTCCAGAACCTGCTCCACTTTCCACATCTCCATCAGTTCCCACATCTACAGTACAACTCATTGATAGATAGAGCTTAACTGACTGTAAAAACAGTCTATAAATTGTGGTTGAGTCACTGTGACCAAACTGACCCCGCCTGCGATACGAGCGCCATCTCCAGATCCTCCAATCACACAGATCAGAGATGTGATGATGTAGACCAAAGCGCCAACACATGCTCGGATAAGAtcctgcaaaagaaaaaaaaaaaggagaagcagAAGATAAAGCCTTGTGCAACATGAGCATGTGAGTGTGACTGCAGCAAGTATGTGGTTAAAAACATGCCGAGTACTTACACTCCAGATCCAGCTGACAACTGTGAATTGCTTGTCCAGCTCCATCATGAAGACGACAAAGAAGATAATTGTGAAGACCATCTCACAGATGGCGACGGCGGTGTAGCCACCGTACACGGATGCAGCATAGCAGATTAGAATAATGAAACTGAGGATCTGAAAATGATAAGGGAAGGAGGGGTGGGGAAAAAGATACACACAGAGTAATGATTACCAAAAATTAATAATGACTGATATCAAGATGATCGGAACTGGTTTTTCTTGACCTCCACCTACGCAATCATGTGGTGAACCTATAATCCGGTAGGATTACATGAGAAAACTAACAGATACCTCCTAAATTCCTCCACTCAGTTACACTTTGCACTTTGAATGACTTGATAAAAGTGTTTATGGATCACACTCCATTCGCCTAAAAAGGCAGCACAATGATCAGTGTCCTCTCACACTACATCACTGCAACAAAAGCAGCATTGTTTTACCACTTCACAATTCCAAATCTAA
Coding sequences:
- the plp2b gene encoding proteolipid protein 2b, with the translated sequence MADTTSSGPSPLERMKSYVKTQKGFILAAEIILSFIILICYAASVYGGYTAVAICEMVFTIIFFVVFMMELDKQFTVVSWIWSDLIRACVGALVYIITSLICVIGGSGDGARIAGGVFGLIAGILFAYDAYTVYLQLKSSRQHQPTSTDDRV